From Prochlorococcus sp. MIT 1223, the proteins below share one genomic window:
- the yedP gene encoding mannosyl-3-phosphoglycerate phosphatase-related protein YedP, producing MLDLTSEVWIVTDVDGTLMDHHYDLSPALPTLSLLKKNSIPVILCTSKTSAEVRLIRKEIDNIDPFIIENGGAIYGNHKNTNEEWEIVLGSSYKQLRKIFDSLSAEIGYSLIALNDLSNGEINKLTGLNNSQIDLALQRHWSVPFLNPPEKYHQKLNTLLDKYKINIFQGNRMSHLLGRGSHKGKAVTHLKKFLKAKNVKVIGLGDSPNDLPLLQIADISVIVPGSSGPNKALVSGMNNKDYIVAPYEGAKGWSYVLEDLIKFI from the coding sequence ATGCTAGATCTCACCAGCGAAGTATGGATCGTTACAGATGTTGATGGAACATTAATGGATCACCATTATGATCTTTCCCCTGCATTACCTACGCTTTCATTGTTAAAGAAGAACTCTATTCCAGTTATATTATGTACAAGCAAAACCTCTGCAGAGGTTAGATTAATAAGAAAAGAAATAGATAATATAGATCCTTTCATCATTGAAAATGGAGGTGCAATCTATGGAAATCATAAAAATACGAATGAAGAATGGGAGATTGTATTAGGTAGTAGTTATAAACAGCTTAGGAAAATATTTGACAGCTTATCAGCTGAGATAGGCTATTCGCTTATAGCCTTAAATGATCTATCTAATGGAGAGATTAATAAGCTTACAGGTTTAAATAATAGCCAAATTGACCTTGCTTTGCAAAGACATTGGAGTGTTCCTTTTTTAAATCCTCCAGAGAAGTATCACCAAAAACTTAATACGCTATTAGACAAATATAAGATAAATATATTTCAAGGGAACAGAATGAGTCACCTTCTTGGAAGAGGAAGTCATAAAGGAAAGGCCGTTACTCATCTGAAGAAATTTCTTAAGGCTAAAAATGTTAAAGTTATAGGACTGGGTGATTCACCTAATGATTTACCTTTGCTGCAAATTGCAGATATATCTGTAATAGTTCCTGGTAGTTCTGGACCAAATAAAGCTTTAGTTTCTGGAATGAATAATAAAGACTATATAGTTGCACCTTATGAAGGTGCAAAAGGTTGGTCTTATGTACTAGAAGATTTGATAAAATTTATTTAA
- a CDS encoding alpha-amylase family glycosyl hydrolase, which translates to MLQILQENSDIRDVESASSPELWDSSSVVLITYPDTVFRKGEDSLKTLSDFIDKKLGNIAKIIHVLPFLPSTSDGGFAVSNHDQIAPSFGNWSDLKKLSKDHNIMADLVLNHVSSSHKWVQQFIQSINPGTSYILSPRDLNGWDKVIRPRNTSLFIKLATKEGLKNTWTTFGPDQIDLDWQNPDILIEFLKLIVLYLKNGVSWIRLDAIAFIWKEKNTSCLHRDQVHQIVKLLRFYLENLVNKGVIITETNVPEAENLSYLKSGDEAHMAYNFPLPPLLLEALVSNKADLLNKWLCSWPSLPFKTTFLNFTASHDGIGLRPLEGLMTQNRLHELLVNCEKRGGLISHRKMENGEDSPYELNISWWSAMSDSGIDPSYLQVQRFLLSQLFTIALQGVPAFYLPAVLASENDIKSFGRSGERRDLNRERFDVEKLYLKLKDIQSFPNQIIRELNSAMEKRTKEISFHPDSPMHCLTKDRSDVVIITRGENKDKIWAIHNMTNSRLTISLLDSIFSYSEDSSSKWSDLLKDKLIINNILEVPPYNVMWLKRIN; encoded by the coding sequence ATGTTGCAGATTCTCCAAGAGAATAGTGATATTAGAGATGTTGAGAGTGCTTCTAGCCCAGAATTATGGGACTCTTCTTCAGTTGTTTTAATTACATATCCTGATACAGTTTTTAGAAAGGGTGAAGATAGTTTAAAGACACTTTCAGATTTTATTGATAAGAAATTAGGAAACATAGCAAAGATAATTCATGTTTTACCTTTTTTACCTTCTACAAGTGATGGAGGATTTGCTGTATCTAATCATGACCAGATAGCACCTAGTTTTGGTAATTGGAGTGATCTTAAAAAACTTTCAAAAGATCATAATATAATGGCAGACTTAGTTCTCAACCATGTCTCTTCTTCTCATAAATGGGTTCAGCAATTTATACAATCAATCAATCCAGGAACTTCATATATATTGTCTCCTAGAGACTTAAATGGTTGGGATAAAGTTATTAGACCTAGGAACACTTCTTTATTTATAAAGTTAGCGACTAAAGAAGGCTTGAAAAATACTTGGACTACCTTTGGGCCAGACCAAATTGATCTGGATTGGCAAAATCCAGATATTTTGATTGAATTTTTAAAACTTATAGTCCTTTACTTAAAGAATGGGGTTAGTTGGATTCGATTAGACGCAATAGCTTTTATTTGGAAAGAAAAGAATACATCATGTCTGCATCGTGATCAGGTTCATCAAATAGTAAAACTACTTAGATTTTATTTGGAGAACCTTGTTAACAAAGGAGTAATTATTACAGAAACCAATGTTCCAGAGGCAGAAAACCTTTCATACCTAAAATCCGGAGACGAAGCTCATATGGCATACAATTTTCCATTACCTCCTTTATTACTTGAGGCTCTGGTAAGTAATAAAGCAGATTTATTAAATAAATGGCTTTGTTCTTGGCCTTCTCTTCCTTTTAAAACAACATTTTTAAACTTTACGGCATCTCATGATGGCATTGGATTGAGACCTCTTGAAGGCCTTATGACACAAAATAGACTTCATGAACTTTTAGTAAATTGTGAGAAAAGGGGTGGATTAATAAGCCATAGAAAAATGGAAAATGGTGAAGATAGTCCTTATGAATTAAATATCAGTTGGTGGAGTGCAATGTCTGATAGCGGAATAGATCCATCTTATCTACAAGTTCAAAGGTTCTTATTAAGCCAGCTTTTTACAATTGCATTGCAAGGAGTTCCCGCTTTTTACTTGCCTGCCGTTTTAGCTTCTGAAAATGATATAAAAAGCTTTGGCCGTTCTGGTGAAAGAAGGGATCTTAATAGAGAGAGATTCGATGTTGAAAAACTTTATTTGAAATTAAAAGATATTCAATCTTTCCCTAATCAGATTATTAGAGAATTAAATTCAGCCATGGAAAAAAGAACAAAAGAAATTTCATTTCATCCTGATTCTCCAATGCATTGTTTAACGAAAGATAGAAGTGATGTGGTTATTATCACTAGAGGAGAAAATAAGGATAAGATCTGGGCTATTCATAATATGACAAACTCTAGATTGACTATTTCTTTACTTGATAGTATTTTTTCTTATTCAGAAGATTCGTCATCTAAATGGTCTGATCTTTTAAAAGATAAATTAATTATTAATAATATTCTAGAGGTGCCACCTTATAATGTTATGTGGTTAAAGAGAATTAATTAA
- a CDS encoding glycosyl transferase: MDFQQGLITTIHEYGISKDSLEELSLELKKRPTAILIPCLFEEFGRPALKNIKNVLSKLDGLNELVIALSAKSENEVTQAKAFFNEMPFTVHVHWTNSPKVKELLKSQEGSGLDLLVTPGKGWAVWQGIGIASITSEVIALFDADIRTFSPSYPIRMLQPLLNQSHGISYVKAFYSRLSLETNALKGRATRLFVGPLLSSMEELIGHGPFLDYLQAFRYPLAGEFAFNRDLAMNLRIPCDWGLEIGLLSEVYRNVRISRIAQVDLGVFDHKHKEIGENPSEGLQKMCTEILSSVLRGIMEHQAETLNNSQLSTLEVLYRRIGEDRVMQFSLDSAINKLPYNLHDEKLSVQRFGKLLRPAIIKFLESPVSQQLPSWARVISCDRNLPINLLNAGKI, translated from the coding sequence ATGGACTTTCAACAGGGTTTAATTACAACAATTCATGAGTATGGGATATCAAAGGATTCCCTTGAAGAGCTAAGCCTTGAGCTAAAAAAAAGACCAACTGCCATATTAATACCTTGTCTATTTGAAGAGTTTGGAAGACCCGCATTAAAAAACATCAAAAATGTTTTATCTAAGCTTGATGGTTTAAACGAGTTAGTAATAGCACTATCAGCAAAATCGGAAAATGAAGTAACTCAAGCAAAAGCATTTTTTAATGAAATGCCTTTCACTGTTCATGTTCACTGGACCAACAGTCCTAAAGTAAAAGAACTCCTAAAAAGTCAGGAGGGAAGTGGTCTAGATCTACTAGTTACACCTGGAAAAGGTTGGGCAGTGTGGCAAGGTATTGGAATAGCTTCTATCACATCTGAAGTCATTGCTCTTTTTGACGCTGATATAAGAACATTTAGCCCTTCATACCCAATAAGAATGCTCCAACCACTATTAAATCAATCACATGGAATTTCATATGTAAAAGCTTTCTATAGTCGCCTTTCACTAGAAACGAATGCACTTAAGGGAAGAGCAACAAGACTTTTTGTAGGTCCACTCTTATCAAGTATGGAAGAACTTATAGGGCATGGTCCATTTTTAGACTATCTACAAGCTTTTAGATATCCATTAGCTGGAGAATTCGCTTTCAATAGAGATTTGGCAATGAATTTAAGAATTCCCTGTGATTGGGGTCTAGAGATAGGACTTTTATCTGAAGTGTATAGAAATGTCAGAATATCTAGAATAGCCCAAGTGGATTTAGGTGTTTTTGATCATAAGCATAAAGAAATAGGAGAAAATCCATCTGAAGGATTACAGAAGATGTGTACAGAAATTCTTTCAAGTGTTCTTAGAGGAATAATGGAACACCAAGCTGAAACACTCAATAACTCACAACTATCTACCCTGGAAGTTTTATACAGAAGAATTGGTGAAGACAGAGTTATGCAATTCAGCCTCGATTCTGCAATCAACAAACTTCCGTATAACCTTCATGATGAGAAGTTATCAGTCCAAAGGTTTGGAAAACTTTTACGGCCGGCCATAATAAAATTTCTTGAATCTCCAGTTAGCCAACAACTTCCTAGTTGGGCAAGGGTAATATCATGTGACAGAAATCTGCCTATAAACTTATTAAATGCAGGTAAAATATGA
- a CDS encoding sulfite exporter TauE/SafE family protein, translating into MAILANLLSALAGGGAGLVQLPILIFLGLPFNIALATHKVASVSLGFGATVRHLQSRKLDFKLSLFILLSGLPGVYLGSQTALYLSNKFSSILLGLLTLFLGFYSLRRPNLGLQDREVKLDKINFYFGGLVLFFIGFLNGSLSSGTGLFVTMWLVHWFRLTYTNAVAYTLILVGLFWNGTGAFVLGFGGQIMWEWIPMLFVGSLIGGYLGADLSLLKGNTFVKKIFENISVLMGISLIARGFLN; encoded by the coding sequence GTGGCAATATTAGCCAATTTGCTATCAGCTTTAGCAGGGGGAGGAGCAGGACTTGTCCAATTGCCAATACTTATATTCTTGGGATTGCCTTTCAATATAGCCCTTGCAACACATAAGGTTGCGAGTGTATCACTTGGTTTTGGAGCTACAGTTAGGCATCTACAATCAAGAAAACTAGATTTTAAATTATCATTATTTATTCTTTTGTCTGGATTGCCTGGAGTTTATTTAGGTTCTCAAACAGCTCTTTATCTTTCCAATAAATTTTCTTCAATTTTATTAGGTTTACTTACACTATTTCTTGGATTTTATTCTTTACGTCGACCTAATCTTGGACTGCAGGATAGAGAAGTAAAACTTGATAAAATTAATTTTTATTTTGGAGGTCTAGTCCTCTTTTTTATTGGTTTTCTAAACGGATCATTAAGTTCTGGTACAGGACTTTTCGTGACGATGTGGCTTGTTCATTGGTTTCGCCTCACTTACACAAATGCCGTTGCATATACACTTATTCTTGTGGGCTTGTTTTGGAATGGAACGGGTGCTTTTGTACTTGGCTTTGGTGGTCAAATTATGTGGGAATGGATCCCTATGCTTTTTGTTGGCTCATTGATTGGAGGTTATTTAGGGGCAGACTTGTCCCTTCTTAAAGGCAATACTTTCGTAAAAAAAATCTTTGAAAACATTTCTGTTTTGATGGGAATAAGCCTTATTGCAAGAGGCTTTCTCAATTAG
- a CDS encoding DUF2862 domain-containing protein, translating into MVKIDLVKVIEHLPAGIVDQLKKNPIGKVIDYKMTDATGIGVIVQLENGQTCWFFKEEIEITEDNLMLGKNKEINKDKLSYQKAFRNNQDTINTSISISYNNDKNIKRLINPVTFIKWLIYSTKDIV; encoded by the coding sequence ATGGTTAAAATTGACCTAGTGAAGGTTATTGAACATTTACCCGCAGGGATAGTTGATCAATTAAAAAAAAATCCCATTGGAAAGGTTATTGATTACAAAATGACAGACGCAACAGGAATAGGAGTAATAGTTCAACTTGAAAATGGGCAAACTTGTTGGTTCTTTAAAGAAGAAATAGAAATAACAGAAGACAATTTAATGCTTGGTAAAAATAAAGAGATAAATAAGGATAAATTAAGTTATCAAAAGGCTTTTAGAAACAATCAAGATACTATCAATACTTCAATTTCTATTTCATACAACAACGACAAAAATATTAAACGCTTAATTAACCCAGTAACTTTTATTAAATGGCTTATATATAGTACAAAGGATATCGTCTGA
- a CDS encoding josephin, producing the protein MLYLVNGEKLGEKFWKIGFTHLEDPLKLDKKHFLECYRKEKVTSICAKEISNTISLNITNLIKDCELDGFILNKPSRGFSYDIPLDVLQEIFDFWFNLYKDKFLWSKCLGLLKCRGELNFQKTSFSKGLIGSSAELERQIDQLHKFRPILSNDSIFKIDPMW; encoded by the coding sequence ATGCTTTATCTTGTTAATGGTGAAAAACTAGGAGAGAAGTTCTGGAAAATAGGCTTTACTCATTTAGAGGACCCTTTAAAATTAGATAAAAAACATTTTTTGGAATGTTATCGAAAAGAAAAAGTAACTAGTATTTGTGCAAAGGAGATATCAAATACGATTTCTTTGAATATTACTAATCTCATAAAAGATTGTGAATTGGATGGTTTTATTTTAAATAAACCTTCAAGAGGGTTTTCTTATGACATACCTTTGGATGTGCTTCAAGAAATTTTTGATTTTTGGTTTAATCTTTATAAAGATAAATTTTTATGGAGTAAATGTCTTGGATTATTGAAATGTCGCGGGGAACTTAATTTCCAAAAAACATCTTTCTCTAAAGGGCTTATTGGATCTAGCGCTGAATTGGAACGTCAGATAGACCAACTCCATAAGTTTCGACCCATTTTATCCAATGACTCAATTTTTAAGATAGATCCAATGTGGTAG
- a CDS encoding ATP-binding cassette domain-containing protein, producing MIKKDLIEVEQLNKVYKVASKRPGIKGTFSHFFKRTYEEVLAVKNINFSIKEGEIVGFLGANGAGKTTILKMLCGLIYPTSGYLRVSGFLPQKRETDFLKAITLVMGQKQQLIWDLPPMDSLQVNASIYGISDKEAKIRINELADMLEIGEELTRPVRKLSLGQRMKAELLAALLHHPTVLFLDEPTLGLDINAQSRVRNFLIEYNRKTGATILLTSHYMADITALCSRVLCIHKGELFYDGELEDLANKLSPNRQIIVELKENINRANLEYLGNIEYHSGRYIHLSVERKDLKSVVNKLLENFEVIDIKINEPPIDELIGGLFRSGKV from the coding sequence ATGATTAAAAAGGATCTCATAGAAGTTGAGCAACTAAACAAGGTGTATAAAGTTGCGAGCAAAAGGCCTGGAATTAAAGGTACTTTCTCACATTTCTTTAAAAGAACATATGAAGAAGTTTTAGCAGTAAAGAATATTAATTTCTCGATCAAGGAAGGTGAAATAGTTGGATTTCTAGGGGCGAATGGAGCTGGGAAGACCACTATATTAAAAATGCTTTGTGGACTTATTTACCCAACGTCTGGTTATTTGAGAGTGTCAGGGTTTTTACCACAGAAAAGAGAGACGGATTTTCTAAAAGCAATCACTCTTGTAATGGGGCAAAAGCAGCAACTAATCTGGGATCTCCCCCCAATGGATTCACTACAAGTAAATGCTTCAATTTATGGAATATCTGATAAAGAAGCAAAGATCAGAATTAACGAATTAGCGGACATGCTTGAAATAGGAGAAGAATTAACAAGACCTGTTAGAAAGTTATCTTTAGGCCAAAGGATGAAAGCAGAACTACTTGCGGCCCTCCTTCATCATCCAACGGTATTGTTTCTTGACGAACCAACTTTAGGTCTAGATATAAATGCTCAATCGAGAGTTAGAAACTTTTTAATCGAGTATAACCGCAAGACTGGAGCCACAATATTGCTTACAAGTCATTACATGGCTGATATAACAGCATTATGTTCACGAGTTTTATGCATTCATAAAGGTGAATTGTTCTATGACGGCGAATTAGAAGATCTTGCAAATAAACTTTCACCTAATAGACAAATTATAGTTGAATTGAAAGAAAATATAAATCGAGCTAATTTGGAATATCTTGGCAATATTGAATACCATTCAGGGAGATATATTCATTTATCAGTTGAACGGAAAGATCTAAAATCTGTTGTAAATAAATTGCTTGAGAACTTCGAGGTAATAGATATTAAAATAAATGAGCCACCTATTGACGAGTTAATTGGTGGTTTATTTAGGAGTGGCAAAGTTTAA
- a CDS encoding ABC transporter permease — protein sequence MRLGGLNLQVSKALLSTQYANMLEYRVEIALWALSGVLPFIMLTLWNQTGASTDFGFSSIDLSRYFLSAFLVRQFSVVWVVFSFEEDALLGRLSPYLLQPLHPLWRYASAHLAEQFTRLPFAALITLIFFIINPKSFWVPSLSSFLLAWLSTLLAFTIAFLLQSLIASFCFWSEKASAFERLLFVPYLFLSGLLAPLASFPIEISKLALWTPFPYLINFPAKILSGINVNIIEGFLAQICWIIILLPLVIIFWRLGVRHYTAMGA from the coding sequence ATGAGATTAGGAGGCTTAAATTTACAAGTGAGTAAGGCGTTATTGTCAACGCAATACGCAAACATGCTGGAGTACAGAGTAGAGATAGCACTATGGGCACTATCAGGAGTACTGCCTTTCATTATGTTGACTTTATGGAATCAAACTGGAGCAAGCACTGATTTCGGATTTAGTTCTATAGATTTATCACGCTATTTCCTAAGCGCCTTTTTAGTAAGACAATTCTCTGTCGTTTGGGTAGTATTTTCATTTGAAGAAGATGCTCTATTAGGAAGACTATCTCCATATTTACTTCAACCTCTACATCCTCTTTGGAGATATGCCTCAGCACATTTAGCGGAACAATTTACCAGATTACCTTTTGCAGCTCTAATTACCTTGATTTTCTTCATTATTAACCCAAAGAGTTTTTGGGTTCCTTCCCTTAGTAGTTTTTTATTAGCCTGGCTATCAACATTGTTAGCATTTACTATTGCGTTTTTACTACAAAGTCTCATTGCTTCCTTTTGTTTTTGGAGTGAAAAAGCCAGTGCTTTTGAAAGGTTACTTTTTGTCCCGTATTTATTTCTATCAGGACTACTGGCGCCTTTGGCCTCTTTCCCTATAGAGATCTCAAAATTAGCTTTATGGACTCCTTTTCCTTACTTAATTAATTTTCCTGCAAAGATCTTATCAGGTATAAATGTAAATATCATAGAAGGATTTCTGGCCCAAATTTGCTGGATAATAATATTACTTCCACTAGTTATAATATTTTGGAGGCTAGGTGTAAGGCATTACACAGCAATGGGGGCTTAA
- a CDS encoding ABC transporter permease, giving the protein MKRYFKTLFIFWSNSIAVQLEYKINFFIEFVSMFGTLLGSIFILSLFFMNNNQLGEWTWESALVIQGVYTFLDGITNTWLRPNLTEIVNHVREGTLDFVLVKPIDSQFWISNRTISPSGIPEMLLGIIIIVWSVTRTSNSFNPGLLLPSIIMVLAGVVILYSLWFLVAATSIWFVKTWNATEVLRAVLSAGRFPVSAYPNTLRIIFTLIIPISFLTTVPANTILGSIQPLTILLGISISIIFFLISRYFWLFALRYYTSASS; this is encoded by the coding sequence ATGAAACGTTATTTTAAAACATTATTTATATTCTGGAGCAACTCTATAGCAGTGCAATTGGAATATAAGATAAACTTTTTCATAGAGTTTGTATCAATGTTTGGAACATTATTAGGAAGTATATTTATATTATCTTTGTTTTTTATGAATAATAATCAACTAGGAGAGTGGACTTGGGAGTCAGCACTTGTTATTCAAGGAGTATACACATTCTTAGATGGTATAACTAATACATGGCTAAGACCTAATCTTACTGAGATAGTTAATCATGTTAGAGAAGGCACTTTAGATTTTGTACTTGTAAAGCCAATAGATAGTCAATTTTGGATATCTAATCGTACAATATCCCCTTCTGGTATACCAGAAATGTTACTTGGTATTATCATAATAGTTTGGTCAGTAACAAGAACTAGTAATAGTTTTAACCCTGGATTATTGCTACCTAGTATAATAATGGTATTAGCCGGTGTGGTTATACTTTATTCTCTATGGTTTCTTGTTGCTGCAACAAGTATTTGGTTCGTAAAAACATGGAATGCCACCGAAGTACTTAGAGCCGTATTATCAGCTGGTCGTTTTCCAGTAAGCGCATATCCCAATACTTTAAGGATAATATTTACATTAATAATTCCAATTAGTTTCTTAACTACTGTCCCAGCAAATACAATACTTGGATCTATACAACCGCTAACAATATTACTTGGTATATCTATTTCTATTATATTCTTTTTAATTAGCAGATATTTCTGGTTATTTGCTCTTAGATATTACACTTCAGCATCTAGCTAA
- a CDS encoding NmrA/HSCARG family protein codes for MKDFNATNKKPIIAVTMATGRQGMGVVKELSLRNEFQVRAITRDASSKRAIALSKLANVEIVEGDLLDSASLYKCFDKVYGIFGNTTPTKGLKPLVREYEIEQGKVLIDVVTDLKKKNNLKHFVFSSICKAKDPLNNEPAPGHFTSKWDIEEYLSQNKLNEITTIVRPASYFENFDGDLPGLKITDTNFPGVVRPDKVWQTIAVNDVGIWSGAIFANPKRFIGKSFNLAGEELTGRQMAELVQKVRGKGSKKVRYLMAPRILLKLFVNDIGVMADWIERAGYGADISNLKRIANEEGIEMTSLASWLKDK; via the coding sequence ATGAAAGACTTCAATGCTACAAACAAAAAACCAATAATTGCAGTAACCATGGCCACAGGCCGTCAGGGAATGGGGGTTGTAAAGGAACTTTCACTAAGAAATGAATTCCAAGTCAGGGCAATTACGCGAGATGCTTCCAGTAAAAGAGCTATAGCATTATCTAAACTAGCAAATGTCGAAATAGTTGAGGGAGATCTGCTTGATAGCGCAAGTCTTTATAAATGCTTCGATAAAGTATATGGAATATTTGGAAATACAACTCCAACAAAAGGTTTAAAACCTCTCGTAAGAGAATATGAGATAGAGCAAGGAAAAGTACTCATTGACGTAGTAACTGATTTAAAGAAAAAGAATAATTTAAAACACTTTGTATTTAGTTCTATCTGCAAGGCAAAAGACCCTCTAAACAATGAACCCGCTCCTGGTCATTTCACTAGCAAATGGGATATAGAAGAATATCTTTCGCAGAATAAACTTAATGAAATTACAACAATAGTTAGGCCGGCAAGTTATTTTGAAAATTTTGACGGTGATCTACCCGGTCTAAAAATCACTGATACTAATTTCCCTGGGGTTGTAAGACCAGATAAGGTATGGCAAACCATTGCTGTGAATGATGTTGGTATTTGGAGTGGAGCAATATTTGCAAATCCAAAAAGATTTATAGGAAAATCATTTAACCTAGCTGGCGAAGAGTTAACAGGACGACAAATGGCAGAACTTGTTCAAAAAGTTAGAGGAAAAGGGAGCAAGAAAGTAAGATATCTTATGGCTCCTAGAATATTACTAAAACTATTTGTTAATGATATTGGAGTAATGGCAGACTGGATAGAGAGAGCTGGTTATGGAGCAGACATTAGCAACCTAAAAAGAATTGCTAATGAAGAAGGTATAGAGATGACATCACTTGCTAGCTGGCTTAAAGACAAGTAA
- a CDS encoding Sema domain-containing protein: MLFFKKNIRSLQKIEKYTSLPNSIDSLSTRIKTLDYEIAETSKNIFQAQLVRVRTLFSGSNNFFQGLQQRFVETSATNSLLWHQERLVNLSAERKFLQSKLDRMTGQTWPKRFRKLLSLITIFFLISFICFIFIIGIAAAIYILPTLVFVLMLFLLFRRFISNKNY, from the coding sequence TTGTTGTTCTTTAAAAAAAACATTAGATCACTTCAGAAGATTGAAAAATATACAAGCTTACCTAATTCCATTGACTCTCTCTCTACAAGGATTAAAACTCTAGACTATGAGATTGCTGAAACTAGTAAAAATATTTTCCAAGCTCAGCTAGTTAGGGTTAGGACATTATTCTCTGGTTCTAATAATTTTTTTCAAGGATTGCAGCAAAGATTTGTTGAGACGTCAGCGACCAATTCATTGCTCTGGCATCAAGAAAGATTAGTTAATTTATCTGCAGAAAGAAAATTTTTACAGAGTAAACTTGATCGAATGACTGGTCAGACTTGGCCTAAGAGATTTAGAAAATTACTCTCTTTGATAACTATATTCTTCTTAATCAGTTTTATTTGCTTTATATTTATTATAGGTATCGCAGCGGCGATTTATATTTTACCTACACTTGTATTTGTACTTATGTTGTTCTTATTGTTTAGGCGATTTATTAGTAATAAGAATTACTAA
- a CDS encoding DUF1330 domain-containing protein, protein MDKGYWLKQAKIADTDVFIEYVKTVVPWLRSVGGTIIAKDVNQNSDLNEWDGGQLGLIIEFNSKEAAQKAFDSPAFQSYIKGKGLQTDLSLSIIG, encoded by the coding sequence ATGGATAAGGGGTACTGGCTAAAACAAGCAAAAATTGCAGATACTGATGTATTCATTGAATATGTAAAGACTGTCGTTCCCTGGCTAAGATCTGTTGGAGGGACAATTATCGCAAAGGATGTTAACCAAAACTCAGATTTAAACGAATGGGATGGGGGGCAACTGGGCCTGATAATAGAATTTAATTCAAAAGAGGCTGCTCAAAAGGCTTTTGACTCTCCAGCATTTCAGAGTTACATAAAGGGTAAGGGACTACAAACAGACCTTAGTCTCTCAATTATTGGATGA
- a CDS encoding DUF2862 domain-containing protein, whose protein sequence is MIKDSSKLIKGQKLKVDLDSVEDRLSIKLINALQKDSVGRLVGYKMVDGNQFGLVVELNIGITQWFFEKELSEIDEP, encoded by the coding sequence ATGATTAAAGACTCTTCCAAGCTAATAAAAGGGCAAAAGCTTAAAGTTGACCTAGATTCGGTAGAAGATAGACTTTCAATTAAACTTATAAATGCTCTTCAAAAAGATTCGGTTGGTAGATTAGTGGGCTATAAAATGGTAGATGGCAACCAATTTGGCTTAGTAGTTGAACTAAATATAGGCATTACTCAATGGTTCTTCGAAAAAGAACTATCAGAAATAGATGAGCCCTGA
- a CDS encoding DoxX family membrane protein, with protein MTLGLARVCEFCLIRDIVILLMILEYRRVFDFVGRFCLAAAFAISIPPKLSNFSFFVRLISQKGIHQSISLFLLISAIFCLVFGVGFILFSDKQNIGSTFLLVFLIPTTLIMHLSPFEPVKFFMNLGLIGGLTISLTRSIPYAQSSIEASIASFITSFYKTIKNIFHDKIN; from the coding sequence ATGACGTTGGGTCTGGCGCGAGTATGTGAGTTCTGCTTAATTCGAGATATCGTAATTTTGCTAATGATCCTCGAATATCGAAGAGTTTTTGATTTTGTCGGACGTTTTTGCCTGGCAGCTGCATTTGCTATATCAATACCTCCGAAATTATCTAACTTTTCATTCTTTGTTCGATTAATCAGCCAAAAGGGTATACACCAGTCTATTTCTCTTTTTCTTTTGATTTCTGCAATATTTTGTTTGGTTTTTGGGGTGGGATTTATTCTTTTTAGTGATAAGCAGAATATTGGATCTACCTTTCTTTTGGTTTTTCTTATACCTACAACTTTGATAATGCATTTATCGCCATTTGAGCCTGTGAAATTCTTTATGAATTTAGGTCTTATAGGAGGTTTAACTATCTCCTTAACACGCTCAATTCCTTATGCTCAAAGTTCAATAGAGGCTTCTATAGCTAGCTTTATTACCTCTTTTTATAAAACAATAAAGAACATATTTCACGATAAGATTAACTAA